Proteins encoded in a region of the Rutidosis leptorrhynchoides isolate AG116_Rl617_1_P2 chromosome 9, CSIRO_AGI_Rlap_v1, whole genome shotgun sequence genome:
- the LOC139869381 gene encoding NAC transcription factor 32-like: protein MTGDGLEMPPGFRFHPTDEELVMHYLCRKCASQTISVPIIAEIDLYKCDPWQLPDMALYGEKEWYFFSPRDRKYPNGSRPNRAAGTGYWKATGADKPIGKPKAIGIKKALVFYAGKAPRGVKTNWIMHEYRLANVDRSAGKKSNNLRLDDWVLCRIYNKKGVLEKHLNTDIKSSPFSEMEIDTKPKIASYNPMSSSLNPPSSIPHHVMNDLFTSETSESVPTLHTDSSTSEHEKEVQSQVNKDEYQFNYMDPFSDDAFTPQSQYYNDFQLSPLQDMFMFTQKSFQI from the exons ATGACTGGCGATGGATTGGAGATGCCACCAGGGTTCAGATTTCATCCTACTGATGAAGAATTAGTGATGCATTATTTGTGTAGGAAATGCGCTTCTCAGACGATTTCGGTCCCGATTATTGCGGAAATTGATTTGTATAAGTGTGATCCATGGCAGCTTCCTG ATATGGCTTTGTATGGAGAAAAAGAGTGGTACTTTTTTTCGCCTAGGGACCGAAAGTACCCAAACGGATCACGGCCTAATCGAGCTGCTGGGACGGGTTATTGGAAGGCTACCGGAGCAGATAAACCGATTGGGAAACCAAAAGCCATCGGAATTAAGAAGGCGTTGGTGTTTTACGCTGGTAAAGCGCCTCGAGGCGTAAAAACCAATTGGATAATGCACGAGTATCGTCTTGCTAACGTTGATAGATCAGCAGGCAAAAAAAGCAACAATCTTAGG TTGGATGATTGGGTATTATGTCGAATATACAACAAGAAAGGTGTTTTGGAGAAACATTTAAACACTGATATAAAATCGTCACCATTTTCTGAGATGGAAATCGATACAAAACCGAAAATCGCATCATATAATCCTATGTCGTCGTCGTTAAATCCACCATCATCGATACCACATCATGTCATGAACGATTTATTTACATCCGAAACATCGGAATCAGTGCCAACTTTACACACGGATTCTAGTACTTCAGAACACGAAAAGGAAGTACAAAGCCAAGTAAACAAAGAcgaataccaattcaattacatggaTCCGTTTTCTGATGACGCTTTTACGCCTCAAAGCCAATACTACAATGACTTCCAACTTTCACCATTACAAGATATGTTCATGTTCACGCAAAAATCATTTCAAATTTAA